One segment of Caldalkalibacillus thermarum DNA contains the following:
- a CDS encoding SepM family pheromone-processing serine protease codes for MFNGHNKKRWAALFVILVLVAGAYFYPLPYFVSQPGEAIELKPLIQVEDGHLEQGSFMLTTIRMGGANMITYALARWNKYMDLIEKERILAHYEDEEEYSRFQLEAMESSKDSAIIAAYQLAGKEVKVVNNGIIVTHILSGMPAREVLQIGDMITHVDGMEVSTSEELVRYIQGKAVGEVVEITFKRGDEEKTATFTLQPLPPVEEGGEERAGIGIGAVTDRQIVVDPPVKIETNRIGGPSAGLMFALEIFNQLTEEDITKGYRIAGTGAIDAEGRVGRIGGVHQKVVAADRAGAEIFFAPNEGGAPDSNYRRAVQAAQDIGTQMQIVPVDTIQDAIDFLRQLPEKEEASSEVLSGGWDSSRFHSFGRTSER; via the coding sequence ATGTTTAACGGACATAACAAGAAAAGATGGGCCGCTCTATTCGTTATTCTTGTGCTGGTGGCTGGGGCGTATTTCTACCCCCTCCCTTATTTTGTGTCCCAACCGGGTGAAGCAATCGAACTGAAACCGCTGATTCAGGTTGAAGATGGTCACCTTGAACAGGGCTCATTCATGTTAACCACGATACGCATGGGCGGCGCCAATATGATCACCTATGCTTTGGCCAGATGGAACAAATATATGGATTTGATCGAGAAGGAGCGTATTCTTGCCCATTATGAAGATGAAGAGGAATACAGCCGTTTCCAGTTAGAAGCGATGGAAAGCTCAAAAGATTCGGCTATTATTGCGGCTTACCAGTTGGCTGGAAAAGAGGTCAAAGTGGTCAATAATGGTATTATTGTCACTCATATACTCTCTGGCATGCCTGCCCGGGAAGTTCTACAAATAGGGGATATGATCACCCATGTAGATGGGATGGAAGTCAGCACGTCGGAAGAACTGGTACGGTATATCCAAGGTAAAGCAGTGGGTGAAGTGGTAGAGATCACCTTTAAGCGGGGGGATGAGGAAAAAACAGCCACCTTTACCTTGCAGCCGCTTCCACCAGTTGAAGAAGGAGGGGAAGAACGGGCCGGGATCGGGATTGGCGCTGTAACGGACCGCCAAATTGTAGTGGACCCGCCAGTTAAGATAGAGACCAACCGTATCGGTGGTCCTTCTGCGGGACTGATGTTTGCTTTGGAGATCTTTAATCAGTTAACTGAGGAGGATATTACCAAAGGTTACCGAATAGCGGGTACCGGGGCTATCGATGCGGAAGGCAGAGTGGGCCGCATTGGCGGTGTGCATCAAAAAGTGGTGGCGGCCGATCGTGCAGGTGCTGAGATCTTTTTCGCCCCCAATGAAGGAGGCGCTCCAGACTCCAACTATCGGCGGGCTGTTCAAGCCGCTCAAGATATCGGCACCCAAATGCAGATTGTCCCGGTTGATACCATTCAAGATGCGATCGATTTCTTGCGTCAATTGCCTGAGAAGGAGGAGGCATCGTCTGAAGTGCTAAGCGGGGGCTGGGACAGCTCCCGCTTCCATTCATTCGGTCGTACATCAGAACGGTAG
- the rpmF gene encoding 50S ribosomal protein L32, which translates to MAVPFRRTSKTRKRKRRTHFKLSVPGMVKCPQCGEYKLAHRVCKACGTYKGEEVVND; encoded by the coding sequence ATGGCAGTACCTTTTCGGAGAACATCCAAAACACGGAAAAGAAAACGCCGCACTCATTTCAAACTGAGTGTGCCTGGAATGGTTAAATGTCCCCAGTGTGGAGAATACAAACTGGCCCACCGTGTTTGCAAGGCTTGCGGCACTTACAAAGGGGAAGAAGTGGTTAACGACTAA
- a CDS encoding YceD family protein → MKIPTHRILHLAGKSLPLHETYDMGALTERHKQLLSIRPVEFNGEGYLASGLFVVKGTVKGEYTLSCSRCLAELERSFNQSFEERFDLHPEQHRFNEDDEQEDIHPVHENMLDLTPYIEQQVLLSIPFIPACEDEASCRANMLQEGKDWSIAREEEQKEKVDPRLAELAKLLKKDQ, encoded by the coding sequence TTGAAAATACCAACGCATCGTATTCTTCATTTGGCGGGAAAATCATTGCCTTTACATGAAACATATGACATGGGTGCACTGACCGAGCGTCATAAACAGCTCCTGTCTATACGCCCTGTAGAATTTAATGGTGAGGGTTATTTGGCATCGGGCTTGTTTGTCGTCAAAGGAACGGTTAAAGGGGAATATACGCTCTCCTGTTCACGCTGCTTGGCAGAATTAGAAAGATCCTTTAACCAATCCTTTGAAGAACGCTTTGATTTACATCCTGAACAGCATCGTTTCAACGAGGATGATGAGCAAGAGGATATCCATCCAGTGCATGAAAATATGCTGGACTTGACACCTTACATTGAACAACAGGTATTGCTCTCGATTCCATTTATTCCCGCTTGTGAAGATGAAGCCTCTTGCCGGGCCAACATGCTTCAAGAGGGAAAAGACTGGTCCATAGCCCGGGAAGAGGAACAAAAGGAAAAAGTGGATCCCCGGCTGGCTGAACTAGCCAAGCTCTTGAAAAAAGACCAGTGA
- a CDS encoding nucleotidyltransferase translates to MKVVGLIVEYNPLHNGHRYHFEQAMALTGADACVIVMSGHFLQRGEPALVNKWARTRMALEMGVDLVFELPYVYSTQQAEIFAYGGVSLLNQLPFVSHLCFGSESGKLEELQAVARILATEPESFKQALMAKMKEGHSYPAAYGHALASLLRGSSSDVDAEMIKQPNNILGIHYLMALNKLQSRIQPLTIKRYKAHYHQESMTDAQIASATSIRKALLETPVPDWEAIRPYVPAYTLEILREEYEAGRGLISWENYYPYLVHTLVSQPASHLRRMYEMEEGIEHRFKTHILTSRSAKQLIQQVKTKRYTWNRIQRMMVHILTQCAKQDIQALELHQGPAYLRLLGYSAKGRKLLNRYKKELKLPLIAAIRQDHPPMLDWDLKAAQIYSLGYRSDVRPNEWKRELSQPPLSTSDDASSFSGN, encoded by the coding sequence ATGAAAGTTGTTGGTTTAATCGTCGAATACAATCCGTTACACAATGGTCACCGCTACCATTTTGAACAAGCGATGGCCTTAACCGGGGCCGATGCTTGCGTCATTGTCATGAGCGGCCACTTTTTGCAACGGGGAGAACCCGCATTGGTAAATAAATGGGCCCGGACCCGCATGGCTTTGGAAATGGGAGTGGACCTGGTCTTTGAACTGCCTTATGTTTATAGTACCCAACAAGCTGAAATCTTTGCTTACGGCGGAGTGTCCCTCCTCAATCAGCTCCCTTTTGTCTCCCACCTCTGTTTTGGCTCAGAAAGCGGAAAACTGGAAGAGCTGCAGGCTGTGGCCCGGATCTTAGCCACAGAGCCTGAGTCATTCAAACAAGCATTGATGGCAAAAATGAAAGAAGGACATTCTTATCCTGCTGCTTATGGCCATGCCCTTGCTTCGCTGCTAAGGGGGTCTTCCTCTGATGTTGATGCGGAGATGATTAAACAGCCCAATAATATATTAGGTATTCATTATCTCATGGCTTTAAACAAATTGCAAAGCCGGATACAACCGCTAACCATCAAACGTTATAAGGCCCACTACCATCAAGAATCAATGACGGATGCCCAGATTGCCAGCGCAACCAGCATTCGCAAAGCCTTGTTAGAAACCCCAGTGCCTGATTGGGAAGCCATAAGGCCCTATGTACCGGCGTACACGCTGGAAATATTACGTGAAGAATACGAAGCAGGCAGAGGACTGATCTCTTGGGAGAACTATTATCCGTACCTTGTTCACACCCTGGTGTCCCAACCAGCCAGCCATTTACGCCGCATGTATGAAATGGAGGAAGGAATTGAACATCGCTTCAAAACACACATCCTAACTTCCCGTTCGGCAAAACAACTGATTCAGCAAGTCAAAACCAAACGCTATACCTGGAACCGTATTCAGCGCATGATGGTTCACATCCTTACTCAATGTGCCAAACAAGATATACAGGCCCTAGAGCTGCATCAAGGACCCGCTTATTTACGGCTGCTGGGATATTCAGCCAAAGGAAGAAAACTTTTAAACCGATACAAAAAGGAGCTAAAGTTGCCCCTTATTGCCGCCATACGCCAAGACCATCCTCCCATGCTCGACTGGGATCTAAAGGCCGCACAAATTTACAGTTTGGGCTACCGTTCTGATGTACGACCGAATGAATGGAAGCGGGAGCTGTCCCAGCCCCCGCTTAGCACTTCAGACGATGCCTCCTCCTTCTCAGGCAATTGA